One Amaranthus tricolor cultivar Red isolate AtriRed21 chromosome 1, ASM2621246v1, whole genome shotgun sequence DNA window includes the following coding sequences:
- the LOC130822097 gene encoding uncharacterized protein LOC130822097 encodes MPRGGGRGCIARSEPQETRNDFADDTTQDARVQALENQLRIMERNNERLLNLMEKQMSHFHEDDEGKFYKRLSSHQPPKYDGEPDPVRFEDWIAEMEKLLEAINCPSRMKVKLAAFYLTGTAELWWRTVKQTAIDSTWEEFIKKLRDQFYPPSLQRKKENEFLFLRQGTMSVIEYASKFRELARFATEIVISDRGKAIRFFEGLNLRIQKGTPRYQDFDDLYNQALEYERILEKEDGFNKRKNESSGGSRYKKARNEGKKPFQTVARPTQWKCRLCGKDHRGRNCNGKIVCYKCHKEGHLASNCGETFNLSKTTSEAAGNRAFGYQRNETKASVGLHAIGDHYDGLHQEFKVEGKVISGKFPVGNFTANVLFDCGADRSFISSAFLRISSISLKPQKSHLCINLPDGTPYLCDRIFYDFPLEICGNLLPADLIQFDLGTFDIILGMDWLERYSAEILCKEKVVRIKTSEGTKCIRKNSRSQLETISVIQASQMIRQGDDGFLCYVTTEEVKPKPSLQETPIVQEYSDVFPEELPGIPPKREVDFHIDLIPDITPISKTPYRFAPAELAELKKQLDELLEKGFIRPSVSPWGAPVLFVRKKDGSMRLCIDYREINKITIKNRYPLPRIDDLFDQLGGARVFSKIDLRSGYHQLRIVEEDIPKTAFRTRYGHYEFLVMPFGLTNAPAAFMDLMQRYFNPYLDKFVVVFIDDILVYSKNEEQHEQHLRIVLEKLRKEKLYGKFSKCEFWLENISFLGHVVSKDGISVDPEKIRAVMEWPNPKSVTEVRSFLGLAGYYRKFVENFSKIA; translated from the coding sequence ATGCCAAGAGGTGGTGGTAGAGGATGTATCGCAAGAAGTGAACCTCAAGAGACGAGGAATGATTTTGCTGATGACACGACCCAGGATGCAAGAGTTCAGGCTCTGGAAAATCAGTTAAGAATAATGGAAAGGAATAATGAGAGGCTGCTGAACTTAATGGAGAAGCAGATGAGTCATTTCCATGAAGATGATGAGGGGAAATTTTATAAGAGATTGTCTAGTCATCAACCTCCAAAATATGATGGAGAACCTGATCCAGTTCGCTTTGAGGATTGGATTGCAGAAATGGAGAAACTGTTGGAGGCTATAAACTGCCCGTCAAGGATGAAAGTGAAATTAGCCGCATTCTACTTAACAGGCACTGCTGAATTATGGTGGAGGACTGTAAAACAAACCGCCATAGATTCTACTTGGGAAGAATTTATAAAGAAGCTTCGTGATCAATTTTACCCACCCTCGcttcagagaaagaaagagaatgaattcTTGTTTCTGAGGCAAGGAACTATGTCAGTGATCGAGTACGCAAGTAAGTTCAGAGAGCTGGCTAGATTCGCTACTGAAATAGTGATCTCTGATCGAGGCAAGGCGATTAGATTTTTCGAAGGTCTGAACCTCAGGATCCAAAAAGGCACTCCTAGATATcaagattttgatgatttgtacAATCAAGCCTTGGAGTACGAGCGTATTTTGGAAAAAGAAGACgggtttaataaaagaaagaatgaatctAGTGGGGGCAGTAGGTACAAGAAGGCCAGGAATGAAGGGAAGAAGCCGTTTCAGACTGTAGCAAGGCCGACACAGTGGAAATGTAGGTTATGTGGAAAAGATCATCGAGGCCGAAACTGTAATGGGAAGATTGTATGTTACAAGTGTCACAAGGAGGGACATCTGGCTAGTAACTGTGGGGAAACGTTCAATCTGAGCAAAACAACATCAGAAGCTGCAGGAAACAGAGCATTTGGCTATCAGAGGAATGAGACTAAAGCATCAGTAGGCCTGCATGCAATTGGAGATCATTATGATGGTTTACACCAGGAGTTTAAAGTCGAAGGTAAAGTAATTTCTGGAAAATTTCCTGTTGGTAATTTTacagcaaatgttttgtttgattgtggagcggataggTCTTTTATTTCCAGTGCTTTTCTCCGCATATCTTCTATTTCtttaaaacctcaaaaatcccaCTTGTGTATCAACTTACCTGATGGTACACCTTACTTGTGTGAtcgtatcttttatgattttccattggagatttgtgggaatcttttaccagctgacttaattcaatttgatttgggaacatttgatatcattttgggtatggattggttggagagatattcagcggagattttgtgtaaggaaaaggttgttagaataaaaactTCCGAGGGAACAAAGTGTATTCGGAAGAACTCAAGATCTCAGCTAGAGACAATTTCTGTAATTCAAGCATCACAAATGATAAGACAAGGAGATGATGGGTTCTTATGTTATGTTACTACTGAAGAAGtaaaacctaaacctagtttgcaagaaaccccgatcgtgcaagaatattctgatgtgtttcctgaagaattacccggtatacctccaaaaagagaagtagacttccatattgaccttattcctgatatcacccctatttctaaaactccttaccgttttgctccagctgaattggctgagctgaaaaagcagctagatgaattgctggaaaaaggtttcattcgacctagtgtttcaccatggggagctccggtcctctttgtcagaaagaaagatgggagtatgaggctatgcattgattatcgggagatcaataagattaccatcaagaatcgttatcctttgccaaggatagacgacctttttgatcagttagggggagcaagggtcttttcgaagatagatttgaggtctggttatcatcaattgaggattgttgaagaagatattcctaagactgcattcagaaccagatatgggcactatgagtttctagtaatgccatttggtctaacgaatgctccagcagcatttatggacctcatgcaaagatatttcaacccttacctggataagtttgtggttgtgtttattgatgatatattggtgtattcgaagaatgaagagcaacatgagcagcacttaaggatagttttagagaagttgagaaaggagaaactttatggcaagtttagtaaatgtgaattttggttagagaacatatctttcttagggcacgttgtttcgaaagatggaatttctgttgaccctgaaaagattagagcagtgatggaatggccgaatccaaagagtgttactgaagtaagaagtttcttaggcttggcaggctattacaggaagtttgtggaaaatttttctaaaattgcctga